One Mercurialis annua linkage group LG3, ddMerAnnu1.2, whole genome shotgun sequence DNA window includes the following coding sequences:
- the LOC126673772 gene encoding AP-3 complex subunit mu, with amino-acid sequence MLQCIFLVSDCGEVILEKQLTGHRVDRSICDWFWNQDHSFKQQSVIASPTHYLFQIVRNGITFLACTQVEMPPLMAIEFLCRVHTVLSDYLEGLNEDLIKDNFVIVYELLDEMIDNGFPLTTEPNILREMIAPPNIVSKMLSVVTGNSSNVSDTLPSSTASCVPWRTTDVKYASNEVYVDLVEEMDAIVNRDGVLVKCEVYGEVQVNSHITGVPDLTLLFTNPSILDDVRFHPCVRFRPWESHHILSFVPPDGLFKLMSYRVKKLKSVPIYVKPQLTSDAGKCRINLMVGIKHDPGKMIDSINVQFQLPPCVLSADLTSNHGVVNILSNKMCVWSIDRIPKDKTPALSGSLVLEAGLERLHVFPIFQVSFRIQGVALSGLQIDKLDLKVVPNRLYKGFRALTRAGLFEVRS; translated from the exons ATGCTACAGTGCATATTTTTGGTTTCAGATTGCGG GGAGGTCATACTAGAGAAGCAGCTCACTGGCCATCGAGTCGACAGATCAATCTGTGATTGGTTCTGGAATCAAGATCACTCCTTTAAG CAACAATCGGTGATTGCTTCGCCAACTCATTACTTGTTTCAAATAGTTCGTAATGGGATTACTTTTTTAGCCTGTACCCAAGTTGAAATGCCACCTCTAATGGCCATTGAG TTCCTTTGCAGAGTGCATACTGTTTTATCGGATTACCTTGAAGGGTTGAATGAAGATCTAATCAAGGATAATTTTGTCATTGTCTATGAG CTTTTGGATGAGATGATAGACAACGGCTTCCCTCTTACCACAGAACCTAACATTTTGAGAGAGATGATAGCTCCACCAAATATTGTTAGCAAAATGCTCAGTGTTGTGACGGGTAACAGCTCAAATGTGAGTGACACGCTTCCAAGTTCGACAGCTTCATGTGTTCCATGGAGAACAACAGATGTAAAATATGCTAGCAATGAAGTTTATGTTGATCTTGTTGAAGAAATGGATGCAATTGTAAACAG GGATGGAGTCTTGGTGAAATGTGAAGTATATGGTGAAGTTCAAGTGAACTCACATATCACAGGTGTCCCAGATTTGACTCTTTTATTTACAAACCCATCTATACTTGATGATGTGAGATTTCATCCCTGTGTCCGATTTCGACCTTGGGAGTCCCATCATATCCTGTCATTTGTACCTCCTGACGGACTGTTTAAGCTCATGAGTTACAG ggttaaaaagttgaaaagtgtTCCGATATATGTAAAGCCACAACTAACATCTGATGCTGGGAAATGCCGCATCAATCTGATGGTCGGGATAAAACATGACCCCGGAAAGATGATCGACTCAATCAATGTGCAATTCCAACTGCCTCCTTGCGTTTTATCAGCTGATCTGACTTCCAATCATGGAGTAGTGAATATCTTATCTAATAAG ATGTGTGTTTGGTCAATTGATCGAATACCTAAAGATAAAACTCCCGCATTGTCTGGGTCCTTAGTGCTTGAAGCAGGATTAGAGCGCCTTCATGTATTCCCCATATTTCAAGTAAGTTTTAGAATTCAAGGAGTTGCTCTCTCAGGGCTGCAAATAGATAAATTAGATCTAAAGGTTGTACCTAATCGTCTTTATAAAGGTTTTCGAGCTTTAACACGAGCTGGACTGTTTGAAGTTAGGTCGTAG
- the LOC126673774 gene encoding psbP domain-containing protein 1, chloroplastic: MATILDSLLPPLQLTSPTRPALNSSWLGCSLPISTDSTRCPSISSKTQPLILYNQIKAFAVPRRTTMALIFSTCILPELGIHNSAMAESESPPSIGFREHIDFFDGYSFNYPKNWIQVKGAGADIFFRDPYVLDENLSLELSSPSSSNYKSVRDLGPPEEAGKKVLKQYLTEFMSTRLGVRRESEILSTSSREADDGKLYYQVEVNIKSYANNNEMAVMPQDRVVRLEWNRRYLSVLGVENNRLYELRLQTPENVFLEEESDLRKVMESFRVNKV; the protein is encoded by the exons ATGGCCACAATTCTCGACTCACTTCTGCCTCCGCTTCAACTCACATCACCAACTCGTCCCGCTCTCAACTCGAGTTGGCTCGGTTGCTCACTGCCCATCTCCACCGACTCCACTCGCTGCCCTTCCATTTCTTCCAAAACCCAACCGCTAATTCTATACAATCAAATCAAAGCCTTTGCAGTTCCAAGAAGAACCACAATGGCTTTAATCTTCTCAACCTGTATATTACCCGAACTCGGTATCCATAACTCAGCCATGGCCGAGTCCGAGTCGCCGCCGTCAATTGGGTTCAGAGAACACATTGATTTCTTCGATGGGTACTCGTTCAACTATCCAAAGAATTGGATTCAAGTTAAGGGGGCAGGAGCCGATATATTCTTTAGAGACCCTTATGTTCTTGATGAGAATTTGTCACTGGAATTGTCATCTCCGTCGTCTTCTAATTACAAAAGTGTTCGAGATTTGGGTCCGCCGGAAGAGGCGGGTAAGAAGGTGCTGAAGCAGTATTTAACTGAGTTCATGTCGACTAGACTCGGAGTGAGGCGTGAATCGGAGATATTGTCTACTTCTTCTAGAGAGGCCGATGATGGGAAGCTTTATTATCAAGTTGAG GTGAACATAAAGTCATATGCAAACAACAATGAGATGGCTGTGATGCCTCAAGATAGAGTTGTTAGATTGGAATGGAATAGACGATATTTGTCGGTTCTTGGAGTCGAAAACAACAGACTCTATGAACTCAGACTCCAAACACCAGAGAATGTTTTTCTTGAAGAGGAAAGTGATCTTCGCAAAGTTATGGAGTCCTTCAGAGTTAACAAAGTGTAA
- the LOC126673277 gene encoding alkaline/neutral invertase A, mitochondrial: MNTLSFIGSSTMKPSCKFLIARKSSSLFGFAKNYHHTITNNLSRNHLNFDHSKRFSVYPFRIFAVRTIIYNTHKSICVPNSNLGQSRVLVSGSLYHGDRTGIGGTTNRGNSVIASVASDFRGYSTSVEARVNDKNFERIYVQNGLGVAVKPLVVEKIDKDENVVGEEASRIGIDVPEGGENDVNRDHLEGVKGVENVASRTEESEIEKEAWKLLKDAVVRYCGSPVGTVAANDPGDKMPLNYDQVFIRDFVPSALAFLLKGEGEIVRNFLLHTLQLQSWEKTVDCYSPGQGLMPASFKVRTVPLDENKSEEVLDPDFGESAIGRVAPVDSGLWWIILLRSYGKITGDYTLQERVDVQTGIKLILNLCLTDGFDMFPSLLVTDGSCMIDRRMGIHGHPLEIQALFYSALRCSREMLTVNDGSKNLVRAINNRLSALSFHIREYYWVDIKKINEIYRYKTEEYSMDATNKFNIYPEQIPTWLMDWIPEEGGYLIGNLQPAHMDFRFFTLGNLWSVVSSVGTPKQNEAILNLIEAKWDDLVGCMPLKICYPALEHEEWRIITGSDPKNTPWSYHNGGSWPTLLWQFTLACIKMGRLELAQKAVAVAEKRLLGDRWPEYYDTRTGKFIGKQSRLYQTWTIAGFLTSKILLENPEMAALLLWEEDYELLEICVCALNKTGRKKCSRGAAKSQILI, encoded by the exons ATGAATACCCTTAGTTTTATTGGCAGTTCAACCATGAAACCCTCTTGTAAATTCCTTATTGCTCGAAAAAGCTCGAGTCTTTTTGGATTTGCAAAAAATTACCACCATACTATAACCAACAATTTATCAAGAAATCATTTGAATTTTGACCATAGCAAACGATTTTCTGTCTACCCTTTTCGGATTTTTGCAGTTAGAACCATAATTTATAATACCCACAAATCAATTTGTGTACCCAATTCAAATTTAGGCCAATCTAGGGTTCTTGTATCGGGATCCCTTTATCATGGGGATCGTACAGGAATTGGAGGGACGACGAATAGGGGTAATTCTGTTATTGCTAGTGTTGCATCAGATTTTAGAGGGTATTCAACTTCTGTTGAGGCTAGAGTTAATGATAAGAATTTTGAGAGGATTTATGTGCAAAATGGGCTTGGTGTTGCTGTTAAGCCATTAGTGGTTGAGAAGATTGATAAAGATGAGAATGTTGTTGGAGAGGAAGCTTCTAGGATAGGAATTGATGTTCCTGAGGGTGGTGAAAATGATGTAAATCGCGATCATTTGGAGGGTGTTAAGGGTGTTGAGAATGTTGCTTCGAGGACGGAGGAATCAGAGATTGAAAAAGAAGCGTGGAAGTTGTTGAAGGACGCCGTTGTGAGATATTGTGGAAGTCCTGTTGGTACGGTAGCTGCAAATGATCCCGGGGATAAAATGCCGTTGAATTATGATCAGGTGTTCATCCGTGATTTTGTGCCTTCGGCTCTTGCGTTTTTGCTTAAAGGAGAAGGAGAGATTGTGAGGAATTTCCTTCTTCATACCTTGCAATTGCAG AGTTGGGAGAAAACTGTGGACTGCTATAGTCCTGGACAGGGGTTGATGCCTGCTAGTTTTAAAGTCAGAACTGTGCCTCTTGATGAAAATAAATCTGAAGAAGTTTTAGATCCAGATTTTGGTGAATCAGCTATTGGCCGTGTAGCGCCTGTAGATTCTG GGCTGTGGTGGATCATTTTGTTGAGGTCGTATGGGAAAATTACTGGTGACTACACATTGCAAGAAAGGGTGGATGTTCAGACGGGCATAAAACTGATCTTAAATCTGTGCTTAACTGATGGGTTTGATATGTTTCCTTCTCTTCTAGTCACGGATGGCTCTTGCATGATAGATCGACGAATGGGTATTCATGGTCATCCCCTTGAGATTCAA GCCTTATTTTACTCGGCTTTGCGGTGCTCGCGTGAGATGCTGACTGTAAATGATGGATCCAAGAATTTGGTGAGGGCCATTAACAATAGACTCAGTGCACTATCGTTTCACATTAGAGAATACTATTGGGTGGATATTAAAAAGATCAATGAAATATACCGGTATAAAACTGAAGAGTATTCCATGGATGCTACCAACAAATTCAATATCTATCCTGAACAAATTCCTACCTGGCTCATGGACTGGATACCAGAAGAAGGTGGCTATCTTATTGGGAATCTGCAGCCAGCTCACATGGATTTTAGGTTTTTCACTCTTGGAAATCTTTGGTCAGTTGTTTCATCTGTGGGCACTCCGAAACAAAATGAAgccattttgaacttgattgaagccaaatgggATGATCTTGTTGGTTGTATGCCTCTTAAAATATGTTACCCTGCACTGGAGCATGAGGAATGGCGTATTATCACTGGCAGTGACCCGAAGAACAC TCCTTGGTCATATCATAATGGTGGATCCTGGCCGACACTTCTTTGGCAG TTTACACTGGCATGCATCAAGATGGGCAGATTAGAACTCGCTCAGAAGGCAGTTGCTGTAGCTGAAAAGAGACTTTTAGGCGATCGTTGGCCCGAGTATTACGACACACGTACAGGGAAGTTCATTGGAAAGCAATCCCGCCTTTATCAAACATGGACAATTGCTGGGTTTCTGACATCCAAAATTCTCTTAGAGAATCCAGAAATGGCAGCTTTGTTGTTGTGGGAGGAGGATTACGAGCTTCTTGAAATCTGTGTTTGTGCACTTAACAAGACTGGCCGGAAGAAGTGCTCTCGAGGTGCTGCCAAATCTCAGATTCTCATCTAG
- the LOC126673278 gene encoding putative pentatricopeptide repeat-containing protein At1g56570, with product MKCKRLLLSTNCFYQFPYMIKHNFRWTQYFPIQTNASYTPKASCFLATDLIKSYFDKGLIIEARNVFDEMLDRDVVAWTAMISGYVSCNEHVYAWSMFRDMVKSKLNPNAFTISSVLKTCKCMHSLSCGSLVHGFAVKLGIEGFIYVDNALMDMYATCCVSMKEACLVFNNIEVKNAVSWTTIIAGYTHKGHGLLGLQIFRQMLLEGEECNSYSFSIAVRACASIGSYNYGQQIHAAVIKQGCESSLPVLNSIVDMYCKCGHLSKANQYFNEMPRKDLITWNALISGYERFDPIEALFIFSQLESNGFSPDCNTFTSITAACANLAVLSCGQQVHGGIIRRGLDREVALANALIDMYAKCGSVTDSHKIFIELSCKNLVSWTSMMIGYGAHGYGKEVVELFDEMIESGIQPDQIVFMAVLSACSHAGLVDHGLRYFNSMIVDYNIEPDLEIYGCVVDLLGRAGRVEEAYNLMESMPFMPDESVWCALLNACKAHGIPSLAATQVLDLRPKLSGTFLMLSNIYASEGKWGEFARVRKLMKGMGNKKEVGRSWIEVRDKVYSFVVGDKVGDEIERVYEVSKWLIQHMDYVPYVDCLLHDLEDNMN from the exons ATGAAATGCAAAAGATTATTATTATCTACCAATTGCTTCTATCAATTTCCATACatgataaaacataattttagaTGGACCCAATACTTCCCCATCCAAACAAATGCATCATATACACCTAAAGCTTCATGCTTTTTAGCCACTGATCTCATAAAGTCATACTTTGATAAGGGTTTAATTATAGAAGCACGCAACGTGTTCGATGAAATGCTTGACAGAGATGTTGTTGCTTGGACAGCTATGATCTCAGGGTATGTATCCTGCAATGAGCATGTCTATGCGTGGAGTATGTTTCGTGATATGGTAAAGAGTAAACTCAACCCAAATGCATTTACAATATCAAGTGTTTTAAAGACTTGTAAATGCATGCACAGTCTTTCTTGTGGAAGTTTGGTTCATGGATTTGCTGTTAAGCTTGGCATAGAAGGGTTTATTTATGTGGATAATGCATTAATGGATATGTATGCTACTTGTTGCGTGAGCATGAAGGAAGCATGTCTGGTTTTTAATAATATTGAAGTGAAAAATGCTGTGTCATGGACTACTATAATTGCTGGTTATACTCATAAAGGTCATGGCCTTCTTGGGCTTCAAATCTTCAGGCAGATGTTACTG GAGGGAGAAGAATGCAACTCGTACAGTTTTTCGATTGCTGTTAGAGCGTGCGCTTCAATTGGCTCATATAACTACGGACAACAAATACATGCAGCAGTAATCAAACAAGGTTGTGAATCTAGTCTTCCTGTTTTGAATTCTATAGTAGATATGTATTGTAAATGTGGTCATTTATCCAAGGCAAATCAGTATTTCAATGAGATGCCACGAAAGGATTTAATCACGTGGAATGCCTTAATATCAGGATATGAAAGATTTGACCCTATTGAAGCCCTATTCATATTTTCACAATTGGAGTCAAATGGTTTTAGTCCAGATTGCAATACTTTTACGAGTATAACAGCTGCCTGCGCTAATTTAGCAGTTTTGAGTTGTGGACAACAGGTTCATGGAGGTATCATTCGCAGAGGCCTTGATAGGGAAGTGGCATTGGCTAATGCATTAATTGATATGTATGCAAAGTGTGGAAGCGTAACAGACTCgcataaaatatttatcgaatTGTCTTGCAAAAATTTGGTATCTTGGACTTCTATGATGATTGGTTATGGAGCTCACGGTTATGGCAAAGAGGTAGTTGAGTTGTTTGACGAGATGATTGAGTCGGGTATCCAACCCGATCAAATTGTGTTTATGGCAGTTTTGAGCGCTTGTAGTCATGCTGGATTAGTAGACCACGGTTTGAGATACTTCAACTCAATGATAGTCGATTATAACATCGAACCGGATCTTGAGATTTACGGATGTGTAGTGGATTTGCTAGGCAGAGCTGGGAGAGTTGAGGAGGCGTACAATCTGATGGAAAGCATGCCATTCATGCCCGATGAATCGGTTTGGTGTGCTCTTCTTAATGCTTGTAAAGCACATGGGATACCGAGTTTGGCAGCTACGCAAGTACTGGACTTGAGGCCAAAATTGAGCGGGACTTTTCTGATGCTGTCGAATATATATGCATCTGAAGGGAAGTGGGGGGAATTCGCAAGAGTGAGGAAATTGATGAAGGGAATgggaaataaaaaagaagttgGGAGAAGTTGGATTGAGGTTAGAGATAAAGTTTATAGTTTTGTTGTGGGAGATAAAGTTGGTGATGAAATAGAGAGGGTATATGAAGTTTCCAAATGGTTGATTCAGCATATGGATTATGTACCTTATGTAGATTGTTTACTACATGACTTGGAAGACAATATGAATTga
- the LOC126671094 gene encoding pentatricopeptide repeat-containing protein At1g08070, chloroplastic-like, translating into MNLTKQNYFSAATKFRTFFSSRPRINPTITLSILETLLNHHCKNFKQFSQILSQTIFTGLLNDNFAASKLLKFSTDANFIHINHSYKIFDTINNPNAFLFNTMMRAYVQTNVPSNSMGMYKLMLRENVEPDNFTYPILIQSCAIRVSEFEGKMIHCHVMQTGFEFDVYVKNTLINLYGVCGKLSYARKVFDESPVLDLVSWNSMLAGYVLVGDVEEAKCVYERMPERNVIASNSMIVLFGKKGDVDEAFRLFDGMPKRDLVSWSALISGYEQNERYEEGLVMFRDMIGYGIMVDEIVLVSVLSACANLVMIKIGKLVHSLAVKIGIESYVNLQNALIYMYSSCWEVESAQKLFGGGDCLDQISWNSMISGYLKCGEVEKAKALFDSMIDKDIISWSAMISGYVQHDRFAETLTLFQEMQVNGVKPDETTLVSVVSACTHLAALDQGKWVHVYVRKNGLKINVILGTTLIDMYMKFGCVENALEVFHGMEEKGVSTWNAVILGLALNGLVDKSLDTFSEMKEIGVMPNEITFVAVLVACRHMGLVEKGRCYFSSMIQEHKIDPNLKHYGCMVDLLGRAGLLKEAEELIQNMPITPDVSTWGALLGACKKFGDNDMGERVGRKLIELHPDHEGFHVLLSNIYASKGNWDGVREIRGIMIRHGVMKTPGCSMIEANGIVHEFLAGDKTHPQIKDIDNMLDEMAKKLKMEGYAPETHDVSFDIDDEEKETTLFRHSEKLAIAFGLISIEPPTPIRIMKNLRICNDCHMAAKLISRVFDREIVVRDNHRFHHFRRGSCTCMDYW; encoded by the coding sequence ATGaatttaacgaaacaaaactatTTTTCCGCCGCTACAAAGTTCAGAACATTCTTCAGTTCCAGACCCAGAATCAATCCAACCATAACTCTTTCAATTTTAGAAACCCTTTTGAATCACCATTGCAAAAACTTCAAACAATTCAGTCAAATCCTCTCTCAAACGATCTTCACCGGTTTACTCAACGATAATTTCGCCGCTAGCAAGCTTCTCAAGTTCTCAACCGACGCAAATTTCATTCATATCAATCACTCTTATAAAATCTTCGACACAATTAACAACCCAAATGCATTTCTTTTCAATACAATGATGAGAGCTTATGTTCAAACAAATGTACCCAGTAATTCAATGGGTATGTATAAATTGATGCTGAGAGAGAATGTTGAGCCTGATAATTTTACGTATCCGATTTTAATTCAGTCCTGCGCGATTAGAGTGTCGGAATTTGAAGGGAAGATGATTCATTGTCATGTTATGCAGACGGGTTTTGAGTTTGATGTGTATGTGAAGAATACTTTGATTAATTTGTATGGTGTTTGTGGGAAATTGAGCTATGCTCGTAAGGTGTTCGATGAAAGTCCTGTGTTGGATTTGGTTTCTTGGAATTCTATGTTGGCTGGGTATGTTTTGGTGGGTGATGTTGAGGAGGCTAAGTGTGTGTATGAGAGGATGCCGGAGAGGAATGTTATTGCGTCGAATTCGATGATTGTGTTGTTTGGTAAGAAAGGTGATGTTGATGAGGCTTTCAGATTGTTTGATGGAATGCCCAAGAGGGATTTGGTGTCGTGGAGTGCGTTGATTTCGGGTTATGAGCAAAATGAAAGATATGAGGAGGGTTTGGTAATGTTTCGGGATATGATTGGTTATGGAATTATGGTGGACGAGATTGTGTTGGTTAGTGTTCTTTCAGCGTGTGCTAATTTAGTGATGATTAAGATAGGTAAATTGGTTCATAGTTTGGCTGTGAAAATTGGGATTGAGTCTTATGTTAACCTTCAAAATGCTTTGATTTACATGTATTCAAGTTGTTGGGAAGTAGAGAGTGCACAAAAGCTGTTTGGTGGGGGTGACTGCTTGGACCAGATATCATGGAATTCTATGATATCCGGGTACTTGAAATGCGGGGAAGTTGAAAAAGCCAAGGCTCTATTTGATTCGATGATTGATAAGGATATTATTTCATGGAGTGCAATGATATCAGGTTATGTTCAGCATGATAGATTTGCTGAGACATTGACATTGTTTCAAGAAATGCAGGTTAATGGAGTTAAGCCTGATGAGACAACTTTAGTAAGTGTGGTCTCAGCTTGCACCCACTTGGCCGCCCTTGACCAAGGAAAATGGGTCCATGTTTATGTAAGAAAGAATGGCCTAAAGATTAATGTCATTCTGGGTACAACCCTTATAGATATGTACATGAAATTTGGATGTGTTGAAAATGCTTTAGAAGTTTTCCATGGAATGGAGGAGAAAGGAGTGTCCACTTGGAATGCTGTCATTCTCGGTTTGGCACTGAATGGGTTAGTAGACAAATCACTTGATACATTTTCAGAGATGAAGGAAATTGGTGTTATGCCTAATGAGATAACATTTGTGGCAGTTCTTGTTGCTTGTAGACACATGGGCTTAGTAGAGAAGGGGAGGTGCTATTTTAGTTCTATGATCCAGGAGCACAAGATAGACCCCAACCTCAAGCATTATGGATGCATGGTTGACCTTCTAGGACGTGCAGGTTTGCTTAAAGAAGCAGAAGAACTCATTCAGAATATGCCTATAACACCTGATGTTTCCACTTGGGGTGCCTTGCTTGGGgcttgtaagaaattcggggaCAATGATATGGGGGAGCGGGTTGGAAGGAAGCTTATTGAACTTCATCCTGACCATGAAGGATTCCATGTGTTGCTATCTAATATCTATGCTTCAAAAGGTAACTGGGATGGTGTTCGTGAGATTAGGGGAATAATGATACGACATGGAGTGATGAAGACCCCAGGGTGTAGTATGATCGAAGCAAATGGAATAGTTCATGAATTCCTTGCAGGCGATAAAACACACCCTCAAATTAAAGATATCGATAATATGCTCGATGAAATGGCTAAGAAATTAAAGATGGAAGGTTATGCACCAGAAACACACGATGTTTCCTTTGACATTGACGATGAAGAGAAGGAAACTACTCTGTTTAGACATAGTGAGAAGCTAGCAATCGCCTTTGGGCTTATCAGTATTGAGCCACCAACACCAATCAGGATAATGAAAAATCTGCGGATATGTAATGATTGTCACATGGCAGCAAAGCTGATTTCTAGAGTTTTTGATCGCGAAATTGTGGTGAGGGATAATCATCGTTTTCACCACTTCAGACGGGGTTCCTGTACTTGCATGGATTACTGGTAG
- the LOC126673400 gene encoding protein MAIN-LIKE 1-like → MSSKSKKSTPPKPTHHPYFKPGAMVEASSDDDGFRGSWYIGKIIRRATTKDPNKFLVEYETLFSDDGGKNPLKEIYDVAQLRPLAPRENHRKFRFGEKVDAYHSDGWWEGSITEEREDGRFAVYFKGSKEQIVFGSEVLRLHREWVDGEWKPPLEVEDGSRDRVLKEKETVKLKEVIKEKTKKVRAVSASVRRQQMQARAIERASGTPGGDHIQDDQIQDDQIEDADFQSSEDESLGPYVISRQRKGKDGRFVAESSSVTSKRGRTDEDVWAVSGPVPGGPEDGSVIPSFLGHVAFGIWTGKEERGTLKCQSRHAACKRLTTWYRGASDEVRGLIAGTGLGHLPETMFDHLDIPLLSAFVERWQPDTSSFHLPFGEMTITLHDVWFILGIPVDGKMISDEPGKQLLLASCVEILGITMDDLLADSTKHFANGGVLIESIFKICGQGLSAEVEAIAWIWLTLGCTLFVDKSGHRIRPACLWEMRDGATDATTYSWASATLAYLYRQLGIASRGDCHGLSGCLTLLQAWIYEYFPCFRPQRERLIIDPNTPRACSWSVSVTECTKSRLQSLRARIDQLTPDEVAWLPFGADPAVTVRRTAYMGLLVYRDIIEPYMSGRVVRQLGYMQTIPSPIFRPEKAVRSWNSLRYAVEMAKNVGIDGWDGFPMTCLLPLTFLDPATVFAGACHPAYMEWYIRFSHPQLLNIDVAAPRGRPSRSNTDYWVNRFSSVSQGILSRLSAMSAQYGIPEMEQTISKSTTDLERVMEDWRLAD, encoded by the exons ATGTCCTCCAAATCCAAAAAATCAACCCCACCAAAACCAACCCACCACCCCTACTTCAAGCCCGGCGCAATGGTGGAAGCCTCGTCGGACGACGACGGCTTCCGCGGCTCCTGGTACATCGGCAAGATAATCCGGCGAGCAACAACGAAAGACCCTAACAAATTCTTGGTAGAGTACGAGACACTCTTTAGCGACGACGGAGGAAAGAATCCTCTGAAGGAAATTTACGATGTTGCTCAGCTACGGCCGTTAGCTCCAAGAGAGAACCACCGGAAATTTAGATTTGGCGAGAAAGTTGACGCTTATCACAGTGACGGGTGGTGGGAGGGTTCTATAACGGAGGAGCGTGAGGATGGGAGGTTTGCTGTTTATTTTAAAGGCTCCAAGGAGCAGATTGTGTTTGGTTCTGAGGTTTTGAGGTTGCATAGAGAGTGGGTTGATGGGGAATGGAAACCGCCGTTGGAGGTTGAAGACGGGTCCCGGGATCGGGTTTTGAAAGAGAAGGAGACTGTGAAATTGAAGGAGGTGATCAAAGAGAAGACTAAAAAAGTG CGTGCTGTGAGTGCCTCAGTTCGACGACAACAGATGCAGGCTCGTGCTATTGAGAGAGCTAGTGGGACGCCAGGGGGTGATCATATTCAGGATGATCAGATACAGGATGATCAGATAGAGGATGCTGATTTTCAGAGTTCTGAGGACGAGAGTTTAGGACCATACGTCATTAGTCGACAGAGAAAGGGAAAAGATGGACGGTTTGTTGCTGAATCGTCATCAg TGACGAGTAAACGAGGTAGGACAGATGAGGATGTTTGGGCTGTTAGTGGTCCAGTGCCAGGTGGACCCGAGGATGGCAGTGTCATTCCCAGTTTTCTCGGACATGTCGCTTTTGGGATATGGACAGGGAAGGAGGAGAGAGGCACCCTGAAGTGCCAGAGTAGACATGCAGCTTGTAAGAGGCTGACAACATGGTATCGTGGGGCCTCGGACGAGGTCAGAGGGCTGATAGCCGGGACTGGTTTGGGGCATCTTCCGGAGACTATGTTTGATCACTTGGATATTCCGCTCCTTTCTGCATTTGTGGAGCGATGGCAGCCTGATACTAGCTCATTTCACCTGCCATTTGGGGAGATGACCATTACATTGCATGACGTGTGGTTTATTCTCGGTATTCCAGTTGACGGAAAAATGATTTcag ATGAGCCGGGGAAACAGTTACTGCTGGCCTCATGTGTAGAGATTTTAGGGATCACTATGGATGATCTGTTAGCTGACTCGACGAAGCATTTTGCGAATGGAGGGGTTTTAATTGAGTCAATTTTTAAGATCTGTGGACAGGGTCTGAGTGCTGAGGTTGAGGCGATAGCATGGATCTGGCTGACGTTAGGTTGCACTCTATTTGTCGATAAGAGTGGCCACCGGATTAGACCAGCCTGCCTTTGGGAGATGCGGGATGGAGCCACAGACGCGACTACTTACTCCTGGGCCTCTGCTACACTTGCATATCTATATCGTCAGTTAGGAATCGCCTCTAGAGGAGACTGTCACGGTTTGTCTGGGTGCCTAACACTACTCCAAGCTTGGATATATGAGTACTTTCCATGCTTCCGACCCCAGCGAGAGAGGCTGATTATCGACCCTAACACTCCTCGAGCTTGCAGTTGGAGTGTATCTGTGACAGAGTGTACAAAGAGTCGGCTTCAGTCATTGCGTGCCCGCATAGACCAGTTGACTCCCGACGAG GTGGCGTGGCTCCCTTTTGGTGCCGACCCTGCTGTCACCGTTCGGCGGACTGCTTACATGGGTTTGCTAGTGTATAGGGACATCATTGAGCCGTACATGTCCGGGAGAGTTGTACGTCAGTTGGGTTATATGCAGACCATACCGTCGCCTATTTTTCGGCCCGAAAAGGCCGTCAGGTCGTGGAATTCACTTAGGTACGCTGTGGAGATGGCTAAGAATGTTGGGATCGACGGCTGGGATGGTTTTCCTATGACTTGCCTGCTTCCTTTGACGTTCCTCGATCCAGCTACTGTTTTTGCTGGAGCATGCCATCCTGCGTACATGGAGTGGTACATACGATTTTCGCACCCGCAGCTCCTTAACATTGACGTAGCAGCTCCACGAGGCCGTCCTTCTCGCTCCAATACTGATtat tGGGTTAATCGTTTCAGTAGCGTGAGCCAGGGAATTCTCAGCCGTCTCAGTGCGATGAGTGCACAGTATGGCATTCCGGAGATGGAGCAGACCATATCTAAGTCGACTACTGACTTAGAGCGAGTCATGGAAGATTGGCGGCTAGCTGATTGA